The following are encoded together in the Armatimonadota bacterium genome:
- a CDS encoding bifunctional phosphoglucose/phosphomannose isomerase, with translation MPHLLDDADRRRALDPQDMLGLALRLGETLREGWALGLEADVGGAPDAVDHVLVMGLGGSGIGGDLLRSVLFDSAPFPVVVVKDYALPAWVGPRTLAFACSYSGNTEETLAAYAAARRAKARCVAITSGGELAHRAHADGVPVISIPSGWPPRAALGYLFAPLLAVLERWEVVRGHAAGLEEAALLLAALGAAWGPERPQSDNPAKQLARSLLGRVPVVYAASRFTEAAALRWKCQLNENGKVYAVWNTFPELNHNETVGWGLSGQPDGLFEVVVLRDASDPPRLAQRVEITREIALGGAAGFHEVHSEGADPLARLMSLILFGDLVSVYLAYSNEVDPYPVPVIDELKRRLGEAGTPP, from the coding sequence ATGCCGCATTTGCTGGACGACGCAGACCGCAGGCGCGCGCTGGACCCGCAGGACATGCTGGGGCTCGCGCTGCGGCTGGGCGAGACGCTGCGCGAGGGGTGGGCGCTCGGCCTCGAGGCGGACGTCGGTGGCGCACCGGACGCGGTGGACCACGTCTTGGTCATGGGCCTGGGCGGGTCGGGGATCGGGGGCGATCTCCTCCGAAGTGTGCTGTTCGACTCCGCTCCGTTCCCCGTCGTGGTCGTCAAGGACTACGCTCTGCCGGCATGGGTTGGTCCGCGGACTTTGGCATTCGCCTGCTCGTACTCCGGCAACACCGAGGAGACACTGGCCGCCTACGCCGCGGCCCGGAGGGCGAAGGCGAGGTGTGTGGCGATCACTTCCGGGGGTGAACTCGCTCACCGCGCGCACGCCGACGGCGTGCCGGTGATCTCGATCCCCTCCGGTTGGCCACCGCGGGCCGCGCTGGGATACCTGTTCGCGCCGTTGCTGGCGGTCCTCGAACGCTGGGAGGTCGTCCGAGGTCACGCCGCAGGGTTGGAGGAGGCCGCGTTGCTGCTCGCCGCGCTGGGCGCGGCCTGGGGTCCGGAGAGGCCGCAGTCGGACAACCCGGCCAAACAGCTTGCGCGCAGCCTGCTCGGCCGGGTGCCCGTCGTCTACGCCGCGTCCCGCTTCACCGAAGCGGCGGCGCTGCGCTGGAAGTGCCAGCTCAACGAGAACGGCAAGGTGTACGCGGTCTGGAACACCTTCCCCGAACTGAACCACAATGAGACCGTAGGGTGGGGGCTGAGCGGTCAGCCCGACGGGCTGTTCGAGGTCGTCGTGCTGCGCGACGCGTCCGACCCGCCGCGCCTTGCGCAGAGGGTCGAGATCACGCGGGAGATCGCCCTCGGCGGAGCCGCGGGGTTCCACGAGGTACACAGCGAGGGTGCAGATCCGCTGGCCCGGTTGATGTCCCTGATCCTGTTCGGTGACCTCGTGAGCGTGTACCTGGCGTATTCGAACGAGGTGGATCCCTATCCGGTGCCGGTGATCGACGAACTGAAGCGTCGGTTGGGGGAGGCAGGGACGCCCCCCTAG
- a CDS encoding alpha-hydroxy acid oxidase, which produces MTVPGADRTDLDRIHSVCDLEALARDHMDSATWAYYAGGAADEVTLRDNVWAFTRYRLRPRVLVDVSRVDPQTTVLGTPVAMPVGLAPCALQGLAHPEGEVATARAAAEAGVLMCLSTLASRTIEDVAAVRPGPRWFQLYVYRDRTVAEALVRRAETAGYTAIVLTVDLPVPGYRERELREPLDLSRCKPANLPAEGDLMDTVSLHFDRSLSWGDLAWLRSLTRLPIVLKGVLTAEDAQQAVEHGVEAVWVSNHGGRQLDRAVAAIDALAEIVDAVGGRAEVYVDSGIRRGTDVVTALALGARAVFVGRPYLWGLAVAGEAGVARVLQILREELVNAMTLLGVTRPERIGLEHVRAVGIRTTTAYEQQQGPAR; this is translated from the coding sequence GTGACCGTGCCTGGGGCCGACCGCACCGACCTCGATCGGATCCACAGCGTCTGTGATCTGGAGGCGCTCGCCCGGGACCACATGGACTCCGCCACGTGGGCGTACTACGCGGGCGGCGCCGCCGACGAAGTCACGCTGCGGGACAACGTCTGGGCCTTCACCCGCTACCGGCTGAGGCCGCGGGTGTTGGTGGACGTCTCCCGCGTCGATCCCCAGACGACCGTGCTCGGGACGCCGGTGGCCATGCCGGTCGGGCTGGCGCCGTGCGCGCTGCAAGGGCTCGCCCACCCGGAAGGGGAAGTCGCGACAGCACGCGCGGCGGCCGAGGCCGGCGTCCTAATGTGCTTGTCGACGCTGGCGAGCCGGACGATCGAGGACGTCGCCGCCGTCCGCCCGGGACCGCGCTGGTTCCAGCTGTACGTCTACCGCGACCGCACAGTCGCAGAGGCACTCGTGCGCCGCGCGGAGACTGCCGGCTACACGGCAATCGTGCTCACCGTGGACCTGCCCGTCCCCGGTTATCGCGAGCGCGAACTCCGCGAACCGTTGGACCTGTCACGGTGCAAGCCGGCGAACCTACCGGCCGAAGGCGACCTGATGGACACCGTCTCGCTGCACTTCGACCGCTCCCTGTCGTGGGGCGACCTGGCGTGGCTGCGGTCGCTGACCCGGCTGCCGATCGTGCTGAAGGGGGTCCTGACCGCGGAAGACGCGCAGCAGGCCGTAGAGCACGGGGTCGAGGCGGTGTGGGTTTCCAACCACGGCGGCAGGCAGCTCGACCGAGCGGTGGCGGCGATCGACGCGCTCGCGGAGATCGTCGATGCGGTTGGTGGTCGCGCCGAGGTGTACGTGGACTCCGGCATACGCCGCGGCACGGACGTCGTCACCGCCCTGGCACTAGGTGCCCGGGCCGTCTTCGTCGGGCGTCCCTACCTGTGGGGCCTGGCTGTGGCCGGCGAGGCCGGCGTGGCACGCGTGCTCCAGATCCTCCGGGAGGAACTGGTGAACGCGATGACGCTGCTGGGCGTGACGCGACCGGAACGCATCGGCCTCGAACACGTCCGGGCGGTCGGCATCAGGACGACGACCGCATACGAGCAGCAGCAAGGCCCCGCGCGCTGA
- the glgC gene encoding glucose-1-phosphate adenylyltransferase yields the protein MTTPKTAASRAGYPGGRRRTLGIILAGGRGERLHPLTRERSKPAVPFGGKYRIVDFVLSNFVNSNVFSLYILVQYKSQSLIDHLRHAWRASGVHEDHFILVVPPQMRWGDSWYRGTADAVYQNLNLIRDYGPSLVAIFGADHIYRMDISQMVEFHLDCEADVTVAALPVPLDRASGLGIVEADDEGRVLGFEEKPLEPKTMAGRPTHALGSMGNYVFNADLLVQTLIENARQDTDHDFGRTVIPSMVAHQRVFAYDFHANRIPGVRDYEEPGYWRDVGTIEAYWNAHMDLLGTEPRLDLANHLWPIMGAPYPGPPARIVHGDVTDSLVGEGSIVSGGRIRRSILGRGVRVEADVEIEESIVMDFTIVRRGSRLRRTIVDRFNTIEPGTWIGFDADVDAAHYHVDRSGIVVLGRGATRAL from the coding sequence GTGACCACCCCCAAAACCGCCGCCAGCCGCGCCGGCTATCCCGGCGGGCGGCGACGAACCCTCGGCATCATCCTCGCCGGCGGGCGCGGCGAGCGCCTCCACCCGCTCACCCGTGAGCGCAGCAAACCCGCCGTCCCGTTCGGAGGCAAGTACCGCATCGTGGACTTCGTGCTGAGCAACTTCGTCAACTCGAACGTCTTCTCGCTGTACATCCTGGTCCAGTACAAGTCCCAATCGCTGATCGACCACCTCCGGCACGCCTGGCGCGCGAGCGGCGTGCACGAGGACCACTTCATCCTGGTCGTGCCGCCACAGATGCGATGGGGGGACTCCTGGTACCGGGGGACTGCGGACGCTGTCTACCAGAACCTGAACCTGATTCGCGACTACGGGCCTTCGCTCGTCGCGATCTTCGGCGCCGACCACATCTACCGCATGGACATCTCCCAGATGGTGGAGTTCCACCTGGACTGTGAGGCCGACGTGACGGTCGCGGCGCTGCCCGTTCCCCTGGACCGGGCGTCCGGGCTGGGCATCGTCGAAGCCGACGACGAGGGCCGCGTGCTGGGCTTCGAGGAGAAACCCCTTGAGCCGAAGACGATGGCCGGCCGTCCCACGCACGCTCTGGGGTCGATGGGCAACTACGTCTTCAACGCCGACCTGCTCGTCCAGACACTGATCGAGAACGCCCGGCAGGACACCGACCACGACTTCGGCCGCACGGTCATCCCCAGCATGGTGGCCCACCAGAGGGTGTTCGCCTACGACTTCCACGCGAACCGGATCCCCGGCGTCCGCGACTACGAGGAGCCGGGTTACTGGCGCGACGTGGGGACGATCGAAGCGTACTGGAACGCGCACATGGACCTACTGGGGACCGAACCGCGCTTGGATCTAGCCAATCACCTGTGGCCGATCATGGGCGCGCCCTACCCGGGTCCGCCGGCCCGGATCGTGCACGGAGACGTCACGGACTCACTGGTCGGCGAGGGGAGCATTGTCTCCGGCGGGCGCATCAGGCGGTCCATCCTCGGGCGCGGCGTGCGCGTCGAGGCCGACGTCGAGATCGAGGAGTCGATCGTCATGGACTTCACGATCGTCCGGCGGGGCAGCCGCCTGCGACGGACGATCGTGGACCGGTTCAACACGATCGAGCCCGGTACGTGGATCGGTTTCGACGCCGACGTCGACGCGGCCCACTACCACGTGGACCGATCGGGGATCGTCGTCCTCGGACGCGGCGCCACCCGGGCCCTGTAG
- a CDS encoding metalloregulator ArsR/SmtB family transcription factor codes for MSTATTLPRMEPPGCCVVRLPAPDSQAAERDARVFAALGDPVRLAIARLLARHPALCVCEIQGAFDLAQPTISHHLKVLRDAGLVEVARRGTWAYYSLRRDTVKRLAQGLVEVL; via the coding sequence ATGAGCACTGCGACCACACTGCCGCGCATGGAACCGCCGGGTTGCTGCGTCGTCAGATTGCCCGCGCCCGACAGCCAGGCGGCCGAGCGCGATGCGCGGGTGTTCGCGGCGTTGGGCGACCCCGTCCGGCTGGCCATCGCGCGGCTTCTTGCCCGCCATCCGGCGCTGTGCGTGTGCGAAATCCAGGGAGCCTTCGACCTGGCCCAGCCGACGATCTCCCACCACCTGAAGGTCCTGCGCGACGCCGGCCTGGTCGAGGTCGCCCGCCGCGGGACGTGGGCGTACTACTCCCTGCGCCGCGACACCGTCAAGCGGCTGGCCCAGGGGTTGGTGGAAGTGCTGTGA
- a CDS encoding glucosyl-3-phosphoglycerate synthase has protein sequence MTRPILLPLADLHQARAATEVGRRFARAWQAPLLLLYTVAVPPPAPLSQGAIEAQRARERLEAAAAEASDVRVHPLVRVGREPWEEVVAACLEHDAALLVLLEDGAERSHLFERTVDFVLHHPPCDLVLMPAMPPEAFHRILVGVRGGPNAELALRVATALAQPEGGEVTGLHVFRDDIPERDRWREERPYIAVMEHAEGTVRKRIAAGSAADVIARESAGYTAVVVGATADPQRPAIQPAFRRIRPLIVVSSAQPVEAWMARQARLPSRWSLPEVEKWFAENTFHAREFADLDRLLALKEQRGVTISLGLPALNEQETIGQIIRVLRDALMREVPLLDEIALIDSDSTDRTREIAHDEGVSVYRHAQILPQYGTYRGKGEALWKSLYVLRGDIVVWVDTDIRNMHPKFVYGLIGPLLREGRIQFVKGYYRRPVQVGGRMYETGGGRVTELTARPLLNLFFPELSGLIQPLAGEYAGRREVLEQIPFFTGYGVETGMLIDILTRFGLGAIGQVDLEQRIHRNQSLQTLSMMSFQIVQVVMRRLEDRLSVPFLGDATRTMKLIRSAEGQLALEEREVVEWERPPMVTLPEYRARRSELARQRALSSSR, from the coding sequence GTGACGCGCCCGATTCTCCTCCCGCTGGCCGACTTGCACCAGGCACGCGCGGCTACCGAAGTGGGCAGGCGGTTCGCGCGCGCTTGGCAGGCGCCGCTGTTGCTGCTGTACACGGTGGCCGTCCCGCCGCCCGCGCCGCTGAGCCAGGGTGCGATCGAAGCGCAACGCGCCCGTGAGAGACTCGAGGCTGCCGCGGCCGAGGCTTCCGATGTCCGGGTGCACCCGCTGGTCCGGGTGGGACGCGAACCCTGGGAGGAGGTCGTCGCCGCCTGCCTCGAGCACGACGCCGCGCTACTCGTCCTGCTCGAGGACGGCGCGGAACGGTCCCATCTGTTCGAACGCACCGTCGACTTCGTCCTGCACCACCCGCCCTGCGACCTCGTGCTGATGCCGGCCATGCCCCCGGAGGCGTTTCACCGCATCCTCGTCGGGGTGCGCGGCGGCCCGAACGCCGAGCTGGCGCTGCGCGTCGCCACGGCCCTGGCCCAACCGGAAGGGGGCGAGGTCACAGGGCTGCACGTCTTCCGGGACGACATCCCCGAACGCGACCGCTGGCGGGAGGAACGGCCCTACATCGCCGTCATGGAGCACGCGGAGGGGACGGTCCGCAAGCGGATCGCCGCCGGCAGCGCAGCCGATGTCATCGCCCGCGAGTCCGCCGGCTACACGGCCGTCGTGGTGGGGGCGACCGCAGACCCACAGCGCCCCGCGATCCAGCCGGCGTTCCGGAGGATTCGGCCGCTGATCGTCGTCAGCAGCGCGCAGCCGGTGGAGGCGTGGATGGCCCGCCAGGCCCGCCTCCCCTCGCGATGGTCTCTCCCCGAGGTCGAGAAGTGGTTCGCCGAGAACACATTCCACGCACGCGAGTTCGCCGACCTGGATCGCCTGCTGGCCCTGAAGGAGCAACGCGGCGTGACCATCAGCCTGGGCCTGCCGGCGCTGAACGAACAGGAGACGATCGGCCAGATCATCCGGGTCCTGCGCGACGCCCTGATGCGCGAGGTCCCACTGCTCGACGAGATCGCCCTCATCGACAGCGACTCCACCGACCGCACGCGCGAGATTGCCCACGACGAAGGCGTCTCGGTCTACCGTCACGCGCAGATCCTGCCCCAGTACGGCACCTACCGCGGCAAGGGCGAGGCATTGTGGAAGAGCCTGTACGTCCTGCGCGGCGACATCGTGGTCTGGGTGGACACCGACATCCGGAACATGCATCCGAAGTTCGTCTACGGGCTCATCGGGCCGCTGCTGCGCGAAGGGCGGATCCAGTTCGTCAAGGGCTACTACCGTCGGCCGGTACAGGTCGGCGGCCGCATGTACGAGACGGGAGGCGGCCGCGTCACCGAGCTCACCGCCCGGCCGCTGCTCAATCTCTTCTTCCCCGAGTTGAGCGGCCTGATCCAGCCGCTGGCCGGCGAATACGCCGGGCGGCGCGAGGTGCTCGAGCAGATCCCGTTCTTCACCGGCTACGGCGTGGAGACCGGCATGCTGATCGACATCCTGACCCGTTTCGGGCTGGGTGCGATCGGCCAGGTGGATCTCGAGCAGCGGATCCACCGCAACCAGTCGCTGCAGACTCTGTCGATGATGTCGTTCCAGATCGTCCAGGTGGTGATGCGGCGGCTCGAGGACCGGCTCAGCGTCCCCTTCCTCGGAGACGCCACGCGCACCATGAAGCTGATCCGGTCCGCCGAAGGGCAACTCGCGCTGGAAGAGCGCGAGGTGGTGGAGTGGGAGCGCCCTCCGATGGTCACGCTGCCCGAGTACCGCGCACGCCGGAGCGAACTGGCTCGGCAGCGCGCCCTGTCAAGCTCTCGCTGA
- a CDS encoding trehalase family glycosidase, producing the protein MGDAPTATRLGDPIEVLRNRLDIGVVPFTDRGSRLLVFRENGADRLYVRVCERWPKFEYTEGHYRVRPPLVRDIEFLDGAGQALSFRLVTYPHKLVVETRLGRFEMAFATPELIAIRLPAARCGLRLVVRAESAATDRRGGHTRGIRHVAYTTNAPIVHNEIHNEDHNRWRATLLVEPVADGMVTLNITPRLGFDRRVHPDATFEEAERRWRNWFAAVPAVVEPWVSTYYYAWYLMRAGLISSRYYLTREAMVPSKVHYVGLWQWDAFFHALAYRHVDAQLAHDQFRVMFDHQRPDGMVPDAVFDEGIVERLSYPVDAKVTKPPVAGWAAWRVYEVTRDRDFLAEMYEPIARWQQWWFEHCDADRDGVCQYDHPYSSGLDDSPLWDWGMPVESPDLNTYLCLQAEALANMAEVLGETRDAARWREQADAAARSLLAHLYDRAAGIFRALRMTDGGHEPVPVLTPMSLLPLWTGRLPPEVNRQLLARLRDPKTFWTLYPVPTVARSDPRYDPNQMWRGPVWVNINYLLVEALMRCGERQLARDLCDRTLGLVARHADIKEYYHPETGEVPEKAAPGFGWSAALFIDLAIRRTRQEI; encoded by the coding sequence ATGGGCGACGCCCCGACCGCGACCCGCCTTGGTGACCCGATCGAGGTCCTGCGCAACCGGCTCGACATCGGGGTGGTCCCGTTCACCGATCGGGGCAGCCGGCTGCTCGTGTTCCGGGAGAACGGCGCCGACCGGTTGTACGTCCGCGTCTGCGAACGCTGGCCGAAGTTCGAGTACACGGAAGGGCACTACCGGGTGCGGCCGCCGCTGGTGCGCGACATCGAGTTCCTCGACGGGGCCGGACAGGCCCTGTCCTTCCGTCTCGTCACCTACCCGCACAAGCTCGTCGTCGAAACCCGCCTCGGGCGGTTCGAGATGGCCTTCGCCACACCCGAGCTGATCGCCATCCGCCTGCCCGCCGCGCGGTGTGGGCTGCGCTTGGTGGTGCGGGCCGAGTCCGCTGCCACCGACCGCCGCGGCGGCCACACGCGCGGGATCCGGCACGTCGCCTACACCACCAACGCCCCCATCGTGCACAACGAGATCCACAATGAGGACCACAACCGCTGGCGGGCCACGCTGCTGGTCGAACCGGTCGCCGACGGGATGGTCACGCTGAACATCACGCCGAGGCTGGGCTTCGACCGCCGCGTCCATCCGGACGCGACGTTCGAGGAGGCCGAGCGTCGCTGGCGCAACTGGTTCGCGGCCGTCCCCGCGGTCGTCGAACCCTGGGTGTCGACGTACTACTACGCCTGGTACCTGATGCGCGCGGGGCTGATCAGCAGCCGATATTACCTCACGCGGGAGGCGATGGTTCCCTCGAAGGTGCACTACGTCGGGCTGTGGCAGTGGGACGCGTTCTTCCACGCCCTCGCCTACCGCCACGTCGACGCGCAACTCGCGCACGACCAGTTCCGCGTCATGTTCGACCACCAGCGACCGGACGGCATGGTGCCGGACGCAGTCTTCGACGAGGGGATCGTCGAGCGGCTCAGCTACCCCGTCGACGCGAAAGTCACCAAGCCGCCGGTCGCGGGGTGGGCGGCCTGGCGGGTGTACGAGGTGACCCGCGACCGGGACTTTCTGGCCGAGATGTACGAACCGATCGCTCGTTGGCAGCAGTGGTGGTTCGAGCACTGCGACGCGGACCGCGACGGCGTCTGTCAGTACGACCATCCCTACTCCTCCGGGCTGGACGACAGCCCACTGTGGGACTGGGGGATGCCGGTCGAGTCCCCGGATCTCAACACATACCTGTGCCTGCAGGCGGAGGCTCTGGCGAACATGGCCGAAGTGCTCGGCGAGACCCGCGACGCCGCGCGCTGGCGGGAGCAGGCCGACGCCGCCGCCCGGAGTCTGCTGGCGCATCTGTACGATCGTGCTGCCGGGATCTTCCGCGCTCTTCGGATGACCGACGGTGGACACGAACCCGTGCCGGTGCTCACGCCGATGAGCCTGCTGCCGCTGTGGACCGGCCGCCTGCCGCCGGAGGTCAATCGGCAGCTCCTCGCGCGCCTGCGCGATCCCAAGACGTTCTGGACGCTTTATCCCGTGCCAACGGTCGCCCGGTCCGACCCGCGCTACGACCCCAACCAGATGTGGCGCGGCCCGGTATGGGTCAACATCAACTACCTGCTCGTCGAGGCGTTGATGCGCTGCGGGGAGCGGCAACTGGCGCGCGATCTGTGCGACCGTACGCTGGGGCTGGTAGCCCGGCACGCCGACATCAAGGAGTACTATCACCCGGAGACCGGTGAGGTACCCGAGAAAGCAGCGCCCGGGTTCGGGTGGTCCGCGGCGCTGTTCATCGACCTGGCGATCCGCCGCACGCGGCAGGAGATCTAG
- the ugpC gene encoding sn-glycerol-3-phosphate ABC transporter ATP-binding protein UgpC, translated as MARVLLENVTKRFGAVTAVKDVTLEIPDRQFTVLVGPSGCGKTTCLRLVAGLEEATEGDIYIGDRRVNDVAPKDRDIAMVFQNYALYPHMTVYDNMAFGLKLRKYPKAEIDRRVREAAAMLGIEGLLQRKPKQLSGGQRQRVAVGRAIVREPQVFLMDEPLSNLDAALRVQTRAEIKKLHARLQTTTIYVTHDQVEAMTMGDRIVVMRDGVVQQVDTPLNLYERPANVFVAGFIGSPAMNFVEGLLMRGDGAFAFDAGNWRIPVPAGLSEYVKDWEGRRVVFGVRPEHMEDAALASPQEHHAVLRAKVEVHEPLGSDVILYLDAGGHSIVARVDAHSPAKMGDDVTVALDLRRMHLFDAETHKAII; from the coding sequence ATGGCGAGAGTGCTGCTCGAGAACGTCACCAAGCGGTTTGGAGCCGTGACGGCGGTCAAGGACGTGACGCTCGAGATCCCCGACCGCCAGTTCACGGTCCTGGTGGGGCCCTCGGGGTGCGGCAAGACGACCTGCCTGCGGCTGGTCGCCGGGCTGGAGGAGGCGACCGAGGGCGACATCTACATCGGCGACCGACGCGTCAACGACGTCGCCCCCAAGGACCGCGACATCGCGATGGTCTTCCAGAACTACGCGCTGTACCCCCACATGACCGTCTACGACAACATGGCGTTCGGGCTGAAGCTGCGGAAGTATCCGAAGGCGGAGATCGACCGCCGCGTGCGGGAAGCGGCGGCGATGCTGGGGATCGAGGGCCTGCTGCAGCGCAAGCCCAAGCAGCTGTCGGGCGGCCAGCGCCAGCGGGTGGCGGTGGGGCGAGCGATCGTGCGCGAGCCGCAGGTCTTCCTGATGGACGAGCCCCTGAGCAACCTCGACGCCGCGCTGCGGGTGCAGACGCGCGCGGAGATCAAGAAGCTGCACGCCCGCCTGCAGACGACCACGATCTACGTCACGCACGATCAGGTCGAGGCGATGACGATGGGTGACCGGATCGTGGTGATGCGGGACGGGGTGGTCCAGCAGGTCGACACACCCCTCAATCTCTACGAGCGCCCGGCCAACGTGTTCGTGGCGGGGTTCATCGGCAGCCCCGCGATGAACTTCGTCGAGGGGCTTTTGATGCGGGGCGACGGCGCGTTCGCGTTCGACGCCGGCAACTGGCGGATCCCCGTTCCCGCCGGCCTGTCGGAGTACGTGAAGGACTGGGAAGGCAGGCGCGTGGTGTTCGGCGTCCGTCCCGAGCACATGGAGGACGCCGCACTCGCCTCTCCCCAGGAGCATCACGCGGTCCTGCGCGCGAAGGTCGAGGTCCACGAGCCACTCGGCTCGGACGTCATCCTCTACCTGGACGCCGGGGGACACTCGATTGTCGCCCGCGTGGACGCCCACAGCCCGGCGAAGATGGGGGACGACGTCACCGTGGCGCTGGATCTGCGCAGGATGCACCTGTTCGATGCCGAGACCCACAAAGCCATCATCTGA
- a CDS encoding mechanosensitive ion channel family protein, translating into MAAIDVVRETLMQLLSPAALAAAVRSAVVVLSILVGVRMLNNLSRRALERALQPREGARDYAGRAARARTLVPLLHSAFRYVLYFVAAVTILAQLNVHVTAILASAGVVGLAIGFGAQYLIRDTISGFFLILDGAIQVGDVIRVGPDTGQVEQIGIRTTQIRRFTGELVTIPNGEILRFANLNRGYMRAMLTVAVPADADLEGVAAVLAQVGETWAARNPDRALGPVRVEGPMEISGSSATLRLSIPVKPLLHWEAERELRVRVRRALAERGIPLQAIAPSEGAQ; encoded by the coding sequence GTGGCCGCCATCGACGTCGTGCGCGAGACCCTGATGCAGCTGCTCTCGCCGGCCGCTCTCGCGGCAGCCGTGCGAAGTGCGGTCGTGGTCTTATCGATCTTGGTGGGCGTGCGTATGCTCAACAACCTCTCGCGGCGGGCCCTCGAACGTGCGCTGCAGCCACGCGAAGGGGCAAGGGACTACGCCGGCCGTGCGGCACGGGCGCGCACGCTGGTCCCGCTGCTGCACAGCGCGTTCCGCTACGTGCTGTACTTTGTCGCGGCAGTGACGATTCTCGCCCAGCTCAACGTCCACGTGACGGCCATCCTCGCAAGCGCCGGCGTTGTGGGCCTGGCGATCGGTTTCGGCGCCCAGTACCTGATCCGGGACACCATCAGCGGTTTCTTTCTGATCCTGGACGGAGCGATCCAGGTCGGCGACGTCATCCGCGTCGGACCTGATACGGGGCAGGTGGAGCAGATCGGCATCCGCACAACGCAGATCCGACGCTTCACCGGCGAACTCGTCACGATCCCCAACGGCGAGATCTTGCGGTTTGCGAACCTCAACCGCGGGTACATGCGGGCGATGCTCACGGTCGCGGTCCCCGCCGACGCGGACCTGGAAGGAGTGGCCGCCGTGCTCGCGCAAGTCGGCGAGACCTGGGCGGCGCGCAACCCCGACCGCGCGCTCGGCCCCGTCCGCGTGGAAGGACCGATGGAGATCTCCGGGTCTTCTGCGACGCTGCGCCTGTCGATCCCGGTGAAGCCACTGCTGCACTGGGAGGCCGAACGCGAATTGCGCGTGCGGGTGAGGCGGGCGCTGGCCGAGCGCGGAATCCCTCTGCAGGCCATCGCACCGTCGGAAGGTGCGCAGTGA
- a CDS encoding SPFH domain-containing protein: MVYVIGGAVVALWILVSAIKIVREYQRLVVFRLGRSIGQRGPGIVFLIPIVDRAVWVDLREAFLEIPSQTCITKDNAPINIDFLIYWKVIDPESSVIQVADFAGAARGIATTTLRAVIGDISLDDVLARREQINQVLRAKLDEVTERWGVKVTAVEIREILPPREVQEAMTRQMSAERNRRAVVTEADGKREAAIKVAEGEKQAAILKAEGDRQAAILRAEGFALALDKIFAVARNVDSKTMALQYLEALKALGEGPATKFIFPMEFTRLLGPLGELTGKAFGDKDGS; this comes from the coding sequence ATGGTCTATGTGATCGGTGGGGCGGTCGTCGCTCTGTGGATCTTGGTGTCGGCCATCAAGATCGTCCGGGAGTACCAGCGCCTGGTCGTGTTCCGCCTCGGGCGCTCGATCGGACAGCGGGGTCCCGGTATCGTGTTCCTGATCCCGATCGTGGACCGCGCGGTGTGGGTGGATTTGCGGGAAGCCTTCCTGGAGATCCCTTCCCAGACCTGCATCACCAAGGACAACGCGCCGATCAACATCGACTTCTTGATCTACTGGAAGGTGATCGACCCTGAGTCGTCGGTCATCCAGGTCGCCGACTTCGCGGGTGCGGCGAGGGGCATCGCGACGACGACGCTTCGGGCCGTCATCGGCGACATCAGCCTGGACGACGTGCTGGCCCGCCGCGAGCAGATCAACCAGGTGCTGCGGGCAAAGCTGGACGAGGTGACCGAGCGTTGGGGCGTGAAGGTGACCGCGGTCGAGATCCGCGAGATCCTGCCGCCGCGCGAGGTCCAGGAGGCGATGACGCGCCAGATGTCGGCCGAACGCAACCGGCGGGCGGTCGTCACCGAGGCTGACGGCAAGCGCGAGGCGGCGATCAAGGTCGCCGAGGGCGAAAAGCAGGCCGCGATCCTCAAGGCCGAGGGAGACCGCCAGGCCGCCATCCTCCGGGCGGAGGGGTTCGCGCTGGCGCTGGACAAGATCTTCGCCGTCGCCCGCAACGTCGACAGCAAGACGATGGCCCTGCAGTACCTTGAGGCGTTGAAGGCGTTGGGGGAAGGCCCGGCCACGAAGTTCATCTTCCCGATGGAGTTCACGAGGCTGCTCGGGCCGCTCGGTGAACTGACCGGAAAGGCCTTCGGCGACAAAGACGGTTCGTGA